In Synchiropus splendidus isolate RoL2022-P1 chromosome 7, RoL_Sspl_1.0, whole genome shotgun sequence, the genomic window tgccttcatttcctctgtatttctgcacgtttctaCTAAGCTCACAGAtatggaccaaacagagcagtgccacctgaaaccatggggggcagtgttgcgatacgtagctctagtgagacaggaagaagacagaacaacGGTggaaactctctgtcctccagtggccatatagtTCAcctcctcaccaaccaccgcctcctacaacgctgcctccgtttcctcttctgtgccagagctactgactccacagtcgccatgttggtttggagtttgttgttgtcattagaTTTTGACTCTTGGTGGTGATATTTGTGAACAGCAATGTAAAAGAGCATGGAACTATGTggtcagtgacagtaacatcgTTTTTCATTGAACCACACTGAGATGAATTGAGATTGAAATATTACCTTACAGGTTTTTGTAGTTGGAGGTCTTGTCGCTCCCTAGACCAGCACAAGAGCTACTACAGTGCCTGTGAACAATGGATGAAGGGAGTTCCTCAGCCATATTGTGCAAATTAGAAAGTCACAGTTTAAACAAAGTGTCATTTCAAACAGGGCCTTTGATGTGTAGCATCAAGGGAACACCATTTAAACTGGCCTTGGTTCAGCCTGACGGTAAAATGGTCAAAATCTCCTCACTTCCAGGAATAAAAACTGGTGTGTATGTGAGTGATCCACCAGTTGTTGGCAGCCAaactctcacctgctcctgccGAAATGGCAACACTAGATTCTGACTGGCTCTGGAGTCGGTCCAGCTCTATTTGATCACTTTCATCTTCTACCATGTGACAGGAAtctttgtgatgtcatcaataaTGGACAGGCGAGGTGGTGACTGAACTAAGCTCAGAGTGGGACAGTCATTTGCACTCTCCAATTAAAGCAGCCTTGACAGGTCGCCCAGTCAAGTGCGGGCTGCAGACCAAACCCTGCCGACTGGCGTCGAGAGTCTCTCTGCTCTTTTGGGAAGCTTCACAAAATGTCCTGCTCCCCGGGCAAGTGTGTCGCGGAAAATCACAAGTTCAAAAAGAAGGACAGGAAGGACAGTCCGGAAAAGACAGTGAGGCCCGAGAAGATGGAGAAGCTAGAGAGGACCGACAGCACTGGGAATGGAGAGAATGCTGAGAAGAGAGAGGCAAGATCTAAAGCTGGGAAGGAGGATGTTCCCCCGAAGAGGGTGGAAAAGATCAGTCCTCGTTTTTCCAAGGAGTTTTGGATGGAACTGCTGTCACGGGAAGAATCTGAGAAAGTGGTGGGCGACATCATGGAGTACCAGATGCAGAGGGTCATGGCTGGCAACCTGCTGGTGGACATCAAACGGCAGGTAGGAGTTTGGTTCCCACACAGCCGGTGACATCCAGACCAAATGTCCCTTTTGCCCCGCAGCGTGAGAATTACACCGCCTACTGGGCCCGGAATTACATTCTGCAGAAAGTGACTCAGGAATTAACCTGTCGAGACGAAGGAGAAGACCCAGAGGAATCGTCCAAAACCGAAGACTCTGAGCTGGAGCCCTTAACCATTGACATGTGGGCCCCACGATGTGTTCCAGCTCAGAAGATCCTGCACTCTCCAGAGCCTGTCGACGAAAAGgtgcttttctttttgtcttgtttgtccaTGTTGGTGGCATCTCCACCTTGAGACCCACCTGTAGTTTGCTCTCATGTTTCCATTAGGAGGCTGAAGTTGAAAGGGTCAGAACATCACCTGTGACTCGCTGGCAGCCCAAGGTTCCCGCCCCCAGCTCACCTGTCAGAAGAACTGCGACTTTAACAGAACCTCACAGGAAAAACCAGACTACCTCGGGCCCCAAACAGGGTGTTAAGAAGTCCCCTCCTCGGCCACCTGTCTCCACGACACACCTGCACGTGGACAGTAGAAAGTCAGCTGCGCTGGCACCTGTCTCGGACATGAGGCAGGACGTGGACAGTGCGATCCCCACAGACTCCCCGCTCTCCCTTCAAGCCGCCTCTCTCCAACCAAGAAAATCAGCCAAGAGCCTCGATCCTTCCAGTTTCCCTCACCACTGGATCCTTCCTCAGTATGAGATCACAGACACCCCCTGCACCAAACCCGGCTATAAGGCAACGGGGGGCTTCACTAAAATCATGAAGAAGAATCCGACGTGTAAAGATGGTGGATCAAGACGGGCCACTGACCTGCGGCGTGGACTGTCGAGCAAGGActtggacaggaagtgaggggATACACTCACCTGTACGCCCCTGGAATGGCTGCCGCGCTGAGCTTCAGTCTCCGGGTGGAATGATTTCTCATCAAGCTGAAGTCCTCTGGACACTCAAGGTCAAGCCATGGACCCAAGGAATTCGAGCAGCACCACAGACTGTATGAACCTGAGTGACATCAGGAGTATGATGTAAATATTTGTTGTCAATTTCACTGTACAGAAAGTTGTTTTAAGCTGCTGTTTTCAGTTGGTAGAATGAAGTGGCCAGCAGCACCACTGAGACCTCCAGACCCAGAGATGGTACTAGTCCCAGTACTAATGTGTTCCATCCACACACGTAACTACCCTGCACTCTAGTAGTGGAGACCAGAGACCATCAGCTGTGGGCCCGAGCTCACCTGTCAGAAGGACCGCCACTCTAATAGAACCTCGAAAGAAAAACCAAAccaccaagaccaatgaggggcaGCGACCCCAAGACCAACTGAGTCCAGAATCCAGAAGTCTATGACAGACCCAGATGTTTTGAAATCTCAAATATGAgacttaacctcgtggggaccagcGTCCGCCTGCTCAGTCAGACCCGGCAGCGTCCGCCTGCCCAGTCAGACCCGGCAGCGTCCGCCTGCCCAGTCAGACCCGGCAGCGTCCGCCTGCCCAGTCAGACCCGGCAGCATCCGTGGTGAAGACTCCAGTTCAGGTGGCAGTGGAGAGGGAGGCAGACGTGTAGACAGGAGACGGAGACGGTGAGCGCTGGGAGCCCGTCTCACCCACAGAGCCGCTCATGCTGGGGAGGGGAGGCGGCGAGTGAAGTCGAGCAGGAAGACGGGATCTTGCTAATTTATTTACAGATTTAATTAGCTGGATGGAGGCCTCGGAAGGAAGAGAGCGATcgggcgagcgagagagagagcgagcgaggggAGACGTTGTTGCCAGCGTCGCGGCTCTTTCATGATCCCTGCGCTCCTCTGTCTGGGGAGCCGCTTCATTAAAACCCTCATTATGTGACTTTTAATTAGTTTCCCCctcttttgtttcctttcaccaTATGGCCGCGTTCCCCGCTCAAACTCACCTAATTGAGCTAATTAAGCCCCTCGCTTCAATTATTCAAGGCCTTGGGATTGGACAGGAGGAAGCTCCTCGCTCGccctctgagacagagagagagagagagtttcgGCCTCACGCGGGCTGCTGTGACCTGACGCCGAGCGTCACCAAACCGTCCTCCCAGGTGATCCAGCCTGCTCTCTAGGCAAGTCCTTCATGTGCTCACCGATATCTACTCTGTTGAGTCCTGCATGGGGCCACGCAAAACGCCTTTTCACCTTCTGAGGAGCACAAACTACAATGCATGGGCTCCAACTGCGGCTCATTCACGTCCTATAACGTGGTCCTGCTGCAATGTTTGTGAGCTTCTCCGAGCCCAACGTCACAGCCACACGAGTCGCTCATCTCACCAGTGTGACTTTGGTTCTTATTCACTCTCCCGTTCCTGACTTTCcccacaaattcacagagaagcGCAAGTGCAGACTCATAATATGGACATTTATTGGTTTAATTTTGTCTGAATCGCTTTAGTGAATGTGGCACATTTTCGTGGAAATGGATGAAACTTATTTGCTGCGCATGcaactcatttttaaacaggcatcaGCTGCTGAGGTGCTCCATCTTCCAGGACCCCGGGGACAGACAGACCATCGGACCTGCTTCTGAACGCTGTGCTGCCCAGATGTTCATATATAATCATATTCATGATTTTAGTGCTCCACTACGGTTGTCGTACTGGtgtttctctgtgaatttgtcagGAAACAGAGCGGGGCACACTCAGGAACGGGAGAGTGAATAAGAACCAAAGTCACACTGGTGAAATGAGCGACTCGTGTGGCTGTAACGTTGGGCTCGGAGATGCTCACATACGTTGCAGCAGGACCACGTTATGGCACGTGAATGAGCCGCAGTTGGAGGCCCATTCattcttcttcctgttcctcaGAAGGTAAGAAGGCGTTCTTCATGACCCCATGCAggattcatcatcatcttcatcaccatcaaacAGCGCCCCACTCACTGTTCACGGCTGCCTGTGGTGGCTCCACAGCTCCCAGCTCTGATCCACCCCGGCAGCCTGCAACAGTTCAACAGTCGCCACTGACCTTTGCTTACCGACACACCTACAGGATTTTGGCACGTGTGGAATTCCCCACAACTTTCCTTCATCCCGGCTGGTTCAACAAAGACGTCCCCACCATGTTTaccttccaaaacaaacacggcTGGATGCTGACGTCAGACTTCAGCACCAGGGCCAACGCTGTCATGGGGCCCATCCAGGAGATCTGCCAGCACTGTGgccagtgctgcagcctcaggaGGCTCCTGCacggcactctgctttcctcccattGTGCCACAGCTGGGGTTGCTCTTTATAGACTGTGATCCAGCTGTTTGGCCTCTTGGTTCCATCATTGCAGCAGCCACCTGTATGTTCCACGGATGTGTGGATCTTCTCCGTTCTCGGTACGTAGTCAATCTGCAACTGGTCGTAGCTGTTCATAGCTATAGCCTCTCCATTTCACCGTGCATGTGCCTCTGTCTGCTGGTGTGGTGGTGACCCTGCTGCCCTCCTCCCTGGCTGGACTGGTGGAGGGAGAGCAGCAGATCTTTGCTCCTATCTTCTCAGTCTCCACTGAGGTCCACGGTGGCCTCGTGCGGGTGGGATATGGGATAGAGGGTGGGATATCCCTTAATCCTCAAATGTTCTCACTGGGAGCAAGGACCGTCCCCATTCTCAGGAAGTTCAATTGAAGAACAAGATGGAGGGACTCTGCGACCTCCCGTGCTATTGAGGAAaacccagaatcctttgcgtAGTGTCAAGGATGgcgttgaaaacaaacaaaaacaaaaaaacaagctacgaatgcaaacattttctttgttattgGAGATATAAAAGACAAACATAGCTACAGACGGCGTCGTCGCTGATCCTTCCTACCaatactggctctctctctcctctgtacataaCCAAACCAGAGCTTCAAAATCCATTGTCAGTCGTATATATCATATAGGTCGCGTCAGTGTCTCCAGGCTTTGCTTCTAATTTCTGTCTCTTCACGTCATGTCTCATTGCTATAGTGAGATCCTGAGGTAGCTCACCTGCACGTGCTCCGATAAAagcctggtcacatgaccctctaATTGGCGTCTGAGAAGGCTGCAGCTCATTAGAAGGAGGCAGATGAGGCCCGATGCCTTGGATATGAGACGTGAGCCGCGGCGCATCAGGACTTCTCCTCCGTCGGCCCACACCAAGAGGGTCGACGGCCATCATTTGCATACGTTAATGAATTTGTGCGGCGCGTCGTGACGTGCAAAACACCATTGTTGTGGCCTCAGCGCCAGCCATGACGAGTGGGCGGAGCACCAGGCCGGCGCCACGCTGCCGACAGGCTTGGTGTCACCTCAGCTCACTGACCTCAGTGGTGTCCAGAGTGTGAAGCTGTTACTTCCTCAAACTCAGATTCCAAAGTTCTGACCGTCGTCGCTTCATTAGCTCCAGACCCTGTCCTCTATATTTCAtacttttctcttcctctttttgaAATGTTGGACAGAACCTACTTGGAGATATCCTCTTAGCAGGGAGGGTTTTATCAATGCATGCAAGAGGACTACATCGAACATTCAAGGCTGCTTTGAGCAGAACTtgaattttcatgttcctcCTTCCTGCTCCTACAACAGCAGTTTCcaggaggcagagcaggagCCGGCAGGGAGGCAAGTGTGATGAAAACAGAAGGTCAACAGTGGCATCACTGTCACCGCAGCATTTTACAGCTTCACGCCACCGTGCCGACGAATAGCTCCTCACAAGAAAATATCAagagacatttttgtttttattaaacctTTGACACCCAGGAACAGACACGGGTCCGGTGCCCCACCGAAGTGTGTGGCGTGTGTTCAGGAGTTCAGAAGTTCGTGAAGGAAACACAGGTGTTGCTCACTGAAGGTCCCGTCCGCAGACGTCCAGAGTCTTTGCTCAGATTGTCCGTCAGTCCTGATGAGTCGATCCCAGAAGTGAGGCGCCGTCGAGCGTAAATATAAGACAGAAGAGTGCGAGGACTCCGCGGGAAGGAACGTGAGGCGAGAAATTGCAGGAGGATCCGCGACATCTCCGTCTCAGCAGACCTGCGGGGGAGAGAGAGGTCATGCATGAGCTCACAGCAAAACTCAGTTAAGTTCTGATGACAAGGAGTCAACAGAGTTGCCTCCGTCTGGACCAAGGACTGAGTGATCAGAACACTGGGGCCTGCCTGTCCTCATGTGAGCGCTCGACTCCTCTGCTCGACCGGAGGGGTCCTCGCCATGTGGCACTTCCAGGGATCAAACAGCATGAGAGTGCTAACATCACCGAACatgataaacaaacatggccgacctccagaacaaaacaacactgccAGCCTGGAAACCACTCACAGAACATAATCACgaaaagatggacttattttagcATCACTTTTTATTTAGCATCTACATTTAtcgatttattttgtgtgtgttctttgcacttgaaatacttttttattAATCCTCAGGAAAACCAGGCACTTTTGGTTGCAACAGTCTGTAAAAAGTCTGCAGAATGCCGGAGGGACCGAATAGGTTTGAAGCAAAGCTACTCCAGAGGCATGTGCTTTTCCAATCATCTTTGTTTCCACACGGTTGTCATGTGTTGCTCCTCACCAGTctcactcgctcgctcacaCGGCCTGAACTGTGCCTTGATGCACGGCAACTGACTGTGAGGTGACAGACAGGAGGCTTCACTCTGTCCAGTCAGGTCCTTACAGGTGAGGATCAACCATGTCAACACACAGGCTGCAACAGTTTGCAAACGTTGAGTCTTTAGTTACCCCACGCTTCCCTTCATCCATACAATAAATATTTCTTTCGATTACTAGCAttattttttcagattttcagaACAGAGTTTACACAGTGATCAAAGGAGCCCGTCTTTTTCATAAAGACCCTGAACATATTCTGAAAAGATGATCTCCATGTCGCACTTCAGCTGACAGTTTGCATCTATAGCCATGCTTCGTATACAACTACGGCAGATCAAAACAATGTGTCCAGTGTTGTGCATGTTGCTGAGCCTCTGAGGTGATTCTGAAGGAGCTTCCTGATGGATGTTGTGTTCTGCTGGCTTGTTGGAGTGAGGAGACATTACTGGCCACCCTGCTGCTGAGAACCACTTCCTTTGAGTGACATTcagaacacagacaaaaggAGCGATTCATCTGGAGTTAACTCGGCTTCAGTGCGATGAATTGAGATGAAAAACTGATCTATTGACAGCCCCGAGCGCAGCTTCTCAATACCAGGTCAAATCAGAGCGACACGCACCTTTTGGTCTGTCAGCAGAGAGCTGCCCTGCAGCGGCGGCAGGTGGCTGTTGAGCAAGGCAGCGCCCGGCCTGTCGTTCTCACAGAAGATGGTCCCGTTGATGAGGTGGAAGCGATCACCGGGCATGAGTCTGTTCCGGCAGGTGGCACAGCTGAAACACTgacggcagcagcagaagaagaagaaacagagtcAGTTTCACCAGCATTCACGCCGGGACACACAGGGAGGACTGGCTCTGCCAGCTGCGACTGAGACGGTGAACATGCGTCAACCCCATCGCCACTCAAGGACCACTCAATTCACAATACTGTCTGCAGTCAATTTCACTTGAAGCTTTCACATCTTAGCTTTAGACCAGTCCTGCTCAAAGAGTGGGGCAAGAGAAAGTGACTGTGAAGCACTGCTTCAGACTCTTCCTCAGGACCTGAGCGACAGAACTCACTGGAGGTGAGGGTTTACCTTGAGGTGATAGACGTGGCCCTGCGCCCTCATCACCAGCTCGCTGGCCGGGATGGACTCGCTGCAGGCGCTGCACGCACCGCTGTGGCCGAACAACCTGTCAACAGGAAAGCAGAGTTGGaaccctccagctccagcttccttccttccttcctgacCTGATGTAGTCGCCCCGGCACAGGATCATGCCGCCCTTGCTGTAGCAGGTGGTGCCCAGGTCGCCCAGCGGGGCCTGGCAGCACGTGCACTTGAGGCAGCCCGTGTGCCAGTAGCGCTCCATGGAGAAGAGCAGGAAGCGGTCGGCGATCTTCCCGCCACATCCTGCGCAGGAGCGGGGGAGGCCCGCCGCCTGGCTGTTCACCATGGCCGCGTCAGCTCCTGCGCACACGCCAACTCCTCGCTTGGCCAGGTCTGAGGGTGACGTCAGCGCAGGTGCGTCTCAATGGCACACCCTTGtcttgaaagacaaacacacttTCACTGATTTCACACACAAAGGTGCACAGGCAAATCTATCAAatcatctttttctttcctgtttATTAAAGCCCAGCCAGTAAAACATGACGTCATCCGTGAACTATAAGGCTAAACAAGTTTGAGGAACTtatcctgaaaacaaacatgttccCTGAGGGAGGAGACTTCAGGCAAGCCTATAGACAGATCACGTGTCTCAGGGAGTCAGTGTCGACAGCGAGTCAGGACTGTCCTGACACACGGTGACTGACCCTTCACTCCACACCGCGGAGgtctgcgtgcgtgcgtgcgcgtgcgtgcgtgcgtcctCCTCCGACTGAAGGCCCTCACAGCCACAGTTGCTCAGTGGAGGACAGAGCCACAGCAGGAGCGCAAAGTTGTCCACCGAGCCACTCGGGAACCAGCCAGGCGCTGGTTTCTGAACTCGGGATGTTGGACCGCCATGTTGTTCACTCGAGCCAAGCGGAAACAGACGTTACCTTGAGACGGAACTTTCACAGCGCGTCACGCCGCAAACATGGTCCGGGACGGAGGGCGCCTAATCCGACATACGCGTCCAAGAGGGCACGAGGCGACAGAGCGTCGCccacacctgcagcagctcagtgacGGCGCGTCTGTGACGGACGGAACTTTAATAAGAAGGGCGGTGACGGGCGGGCCCTCAAGAggcgtgactgacagcttcagCGCTTCCTCCGAGGAATGAAACAGAAGCGGACAATTCGTTTCTTTGCTTCTTCTTCCTTCGCCTTTTCCTCCGCGCCCCTCCCACACGCACGGGGCGAGGGGTCCACGAGTGGAATCATAACTAACAATAAAAAAGCAAAGCCGTTATTGTTGTCATGGAATTGTCATACaatccttttgttttcatttaaacatCGGATCTACTGAGTCTACTGACTTTAGCTTTGACTCACTATATTGAGAATGTCATCAATTATTATGATTCAAACTTTGCGTGTGTgttgctatctatctatctatctatctatctatctatctatctatctatctacctgtctgtctgtctatctatctatctatctatctatctatctacctgtctgtctgtctgtctatctatctatccatctatctatctgtctatctacctgtctgtctgtctatctatctatctatctatctatctatctatctgtctgtctgtctgtctatctatccatctatccatctatctatctatctatctatctatctatctatctatctgtctgtctgtctgtctgtctgtctatctatctatctatctatctatctgtctatctacctgtctgtctgtctgtctatctatctatctatctatctatctatctatctatctatctatctatctatctatctatctatctatctatctatctctatctcCATTCGCTTTTGCTGAGTGCGCCAGCAAGagtggccactagagggaggCAAAGATTAGTGTTTGCGTTTAGGCGCTCAAGCAAATGACCTGTCCCGTTAGTAACCGCTTGCTCTGAAACACCTTCGTGAAGGTGTCAAGGAAAAAAACACGGAATTGAGTCCAACTTGCTCTATAAATCCGTTATTATCAGCAACGTATTTCTCACCTGACATTTTTAAACTCCTCTTCACTTGACTCGGTCATATTGTCCTACTTCTTTTACTGACCGCAAATGCGACACATTCTGACAAACATTGACCATATCTGCGCTCAGATCACATCTTTCCTTCCCTTCGTCTACACACGGCCTCCTGGAGCAGGTCGTGTGAGGGCATGAGAGTGGATGCAGAAGGTTACCTCAAAAGACACCTATAAAGTTCTGCCCAGTGAAAGGTATCGCTTCATGTTTATGGGTTGTTTGCATGTGGAAAGAACTCAGCAAAAAAGACCAGACGTTTTCCAAGACTGTGGCCCGGGGCGACCTGGACCCACCTGCTGGGTGGACAGTGGCGACCTGTTTCTGAGGCTGGAGTCGGCTCATGGACAAAATACAGTCATCAAGAACAGTTACTGAAATGACACACCAgtgacacaacagaaaacacgGGTTATAACTGcttaaacagatttttttttctcaaagttCTATGCTTcaccaaaatgttttcaaatacttgaaataaagaaaatcatAATAAACGGCTGGATGATAGTACACTTTGTTTGGAAGGAAAGAAGAGTGTTGCATTCTGTGATGTCGTTACAATCGCTGCAGCCATGTCTGCACCTTTATGCCTCCACACTGTTTACAGTCCATAACATTCATGTAAATCACATGTGCCCTGACATTAAATTGACTTACtcccaaaaacattttagatCATTTAGGTTGGTCTTAatgtattttatac contains:
- the LOC128763118 gene encoding uncharacterized protein LOC128763118, with product MSCSPGKCVAENHKFKKKDRKDSPEKTVRPEKMEKLERTDSTGNGENAEKREARSKAGKEDVPPKRVEKISPRFSKEFWMELLSREESEKVVGDIMEYQMQRVMAGNLLVDIKRQRENYTAYWARNYILQKVTQELTCRDEGEDPEESSKTEDSELEPLTIDMWAPRCVPAQKILHSPEPVDEKEAEVERVRTSPVTRWQPKVPAPSSPVRRTATLTEPHRKNQTTSGPKQGVKKSPPRPPVSTTHLHVDSRKSAALAPVSDMRQDVDSAIPTDSPLSLQAASLQPRKSAKSLDPSSFPHHWILPQYEITDTPCTKPGYKATGGFTKIMKKNPTCKDGGSRRATDLRRGLSSKDLDRK
- the LOC128762585 gene encoding LIM domain transcription factor LMO4-B-like yields the protein MVNSQAAGLPRSCAGCGGKIADRFLLFSMERYWHTGCLKCTCCQAPLGDLGTTCYSKGGMILCRGDYIRLFGHSGACSACSESIPASELVMRAQGHVYHLKCFSCATCRNRLMPGDRFHLINGTIFCENDRPGAALLNSHLPPLQGSSLLTDQKVC